Proteins found in one Hyla sarda isolate aHylSar1 chromosome 7, aHylSar1.hap1, whole genome shotgun sequence genomic segment:
- the ZDHHC16 gene encoding palmitoyltransferase ZDHHC16 isoform X1 → MRNVRRLFLRCLRLGHRRKFTYLNSLTDYLRYGRLCLKSLTYNSFTNSDVVIESMFEPIYWLVDHVTRWFGVVFVALVILLTSSIVLIVYICVLPLILQTYSTAWICWHLAYGHWNLILIVFHYYKAITTPPGYPPQVQKNIPSVSVCRKCIAPKPARTHHCSICNRCILKMDHHCPWLNNCVGHYNHRYFFSFCLFMTLGCIYCSISSRVMFREAYSAIEKMKHHEAERLQLAGNETYSLSPPPTFSFRERAFHKCIIYLWVLCSSVAVALGALTLWHAMLITRGETSIERHINKKERKRLQTKGKIFLNPYSYGRFSNWRLFFGVETQWQWITRVILPSSHPAYGDGLTWSAPHWIPIKQTSVLAI, encoded by the exons ATGAGAAACGTCCGGCGCCTCTTCTTGAGGTGCCTTCGCCTGGGACACAGAAGGAAGTTCACGTATCTGAACTCACTGACGGACTACCTGCGGTACGGCCGGCTCTGCCTTAAGTCTCTCACCTATAACTCCTTCACCAACAGCGATGTTGTCATCGAGTCCATGTTCGAGCCCATTTATTGGTTGGTGGATCATGTGACCAGATGGTTTGGTGTA GTCTTTGTGGCTCTGGTGATCTTGCTGACCAGCTCCATTGTATTGATCGTGTACATCTGCGTCCTCCCTCTCATCCTGCAAACCTATTCCACTGCCTGGATCTGCTGGCACCTCGCCTATGGCCACTGGAATCTCATCCTGATCGTCTTTCACTATTACAAAGCGATCACCACCCCCCCTGGATATCCACCGCAG GTCCAGAAGAATATCCCATCAGTATCAGTATGCAGAAAGTGCATTGCACCAAAGCCTGCTCGGACACATCACTGTAGCATTTGCAAtag ATGCATTTTGAAAATGGATCACCATTGCC CCTGGCTTAATAACTGTGTGGGGCACTACAACCACCGCTACTTTTTCTCCTTCTGCCTCTTTATGACCCTCGGTTGTATCTACTGCAGCATCAGCAGCCGCGTCATGTTCCGGGAAGCCTATTCAGCCATAGAG AAGATGAAGCATCATGAGGCGGAGAGGCTCCAGCTTGCAGGCAATGAG ACATACAGCCTGTCTCCTCCTCCCACCTTCTCCTTCCGGGAGAGAGCGTTTCACAAGTGCATCATTTACCTCTGGGTTCTTTGCAG CTCGGTCGCGGTGGCCCTTGGGGCCCTCACGTTGTGGCACGCCATGCTCATCACCCGGGGAGAGACCAGTATAGAGAGACACATCAACAAGAAGGAGAGGAAGAGACTGCAGACTAAAGGGAAG ATATTTCTCAATCCTTACAGTTATGGACGCTTCAGCAACTGGAGACTTTTCTTCGGGGTCGAAACACAATG GCAATGGATCACTCGAGTTATCTTGCCGTCTTCCCATCCTGCGTACGGAGATGGTCTGACATGGAGCGCTCCACATTGGATCCCCATAAAACAGACGTCTGTCCTCGCAATATAG
- the ZDHHC16 gene encoding palmitoyltransferase ZDHHC16 isoform X2, whose amino-acid sequence MRNVRRLFLRCLRLGHRRKFTYLNSLTDYLRYGRLCLKSLTYNSFTNSDVVIESMFEPIYWLVDHVTRWFGVVFVALVILLTSSIVLIVYICVLPLILQTYSTAWICWHLAYGHWNLILIVFHYYKAITTPPGYPPQVQKNIPSVSVCRKCIAPKPARTHHCSICNRCILKMDHHCPWLNNCVGHYNHRYFFSFCLFMTLGCIYCSISSRVMFREAYSAIETYSLSPPPTFSFRERAFHKCIIYLWVLCSSVAVALGALTLWHAMLITRGETSIERHINKKERKRLQTKGKIFLNPYSYGRFSNWRLFFGVETQWQWITRVILPSSHPAYGDGLTWSAPHWIPIKQTSVLAI is encoded by the exons ATGAGAAACGTCCGGCGCCTCTTCTTGAGGTGCCTTCGCCTGGGACACAGAAGGAAGTTCACGTATCTGAACTCACTGACGGACTACCTGCGGTACGGCCGGCTCTGCCTTAAGTCTCTCACCTATAACTCCTTCACCAACAGCGATGTTGTCATCGAGTCCATGTTCGAGCCCATTTATTGGTTGGTGGATCATGTGACCAGATGGTTTGGTGTA GTCTTTGTGGCTCTGGTGATCTTGCTGACCAGCTCCATTGTATTGATCGTGTACATCTGCGTCCTCCCTCTCATCCTGCAAACCTATTCCACTGCCTGGATCTGCTGGCACCTCGCCTATGGCCACTGGAATCTCATCCTGATCGTCTTTCACTATTACAAAGCGATCACCACCCCCCCTGGATATCCACCGCAG GTCCAGAAGAATATCCCATCAGTATCAGTATGCAGAAAGTGCATTGCACCAAAGCCTGCTCGGACACATCACTGTAGCATTTGCAAtag ATGCATTTTGAAAATGGATCACCATTGCC CCTGGCTTAATAACTGTGTGGGGCACTACAACCACCGCTACTTTTTCTCCTTCTGCCTCTTTATGACCCTCGGTTGTATCTACTGCAGCATCAGCAGCCGCGTCATGTTCCGGGAAGCCTATTCAGCCATAGAG ACATACAGCCTGTCTCCTCCTCCCACCTTCTCCTTCCGGGAGAGAGCGTTTCACAAGTGCATCATTTACCTCTGGGTTCTTTGCAG CTCGGTCGCGGTGGCCCTTGGGGCCCTCACGTTGTGGCACGCCATGCTCATCACCCGGGGAGAGACCAGTATAGAGAGACACATCAACAAGAAGGAGAGGAAGAGACTGCAGACTAAAGGGAAG ATATTTCTCAATCCTTACAGTTATGGACGCTTCAGCAACTGGAGACTTTTCTTCGGGGTCGAAACACAATG GCAATGGATCACTCGAGTTATCTTGCCGTCTTCCCATCCTGCGTACGGAGATGGTCTGACATGGAGCGCTCCACATTGGATCCCCATAAAACAGACGTCTGTCCTCGCAATATAG